In [Leptolyngbya] sp. PCC 7376, a genomic segment contains:
- a CDS encoding peptidoglycan-binding protein — MANLTSELSPQAVAVINRLEPETLQMGDRSPAVEILQDALAKLHFFNGSADGVYGIKTANGVRRVQRHLGLDDTGIFDHNTWYGMTYWSNDLVIDQPPASSNRPWSPFKRVAKLFGI; from the coding sequence ATGGCAAATCTCACTTCTGAACTTTCTCCGCAAGCTGTCGCCGTCATCAATCGGTTAGAGCCGGAAACGCTACAAATGGGCGATCGCAGTCCAGCGGTCGAGATTTTACAGGATGCTTTAGCGAAGTTGCATTTTTTTAATGGCTCAGCAGATGGTGTCTACGGTATTAAAACGGCAAATGGTGTACGTCGGGTACAACGGCATTTGGGGTTAGACGATACAGGGATTTTCGACCACAACACTTGGTATGGGATGACTTATTGGTCAAATGATTTGGTGATTGATCAACCACCAGCCTCTTCAAATCGCCCTTGGTCTCCTTTCAAACGCGTGGCGAAATTATTTGGTATTTAG
- the psbV gene encoding photosystem II cytochrome c-550 — translation MNKILGIDPLKKFIFGVAAFVMLFWQLNTTVANATELREADRTVSLSETETVVLSDQQVAKGERVFIDTCSKCHNSGRTKSNPNVNLSSDDLEGADPRRDNILAMVDYLKEPTSYDGEYDLLQLHPNTTRADIWNSMRNYNEEDLQNVAGYVLVQAQVRGEAWGGGKTVN, via the coding sequence ATGAATAAAATTCTGGGGATCGACCCACTTAAAAAATTTATTTTTGGCGTTGCTGCATTCGTTATGCTGTTTTGGCAGCTAAACACCACCGTAGCGAACGCAACTGAACTGCGTGAAGCTGACCGTACTGTAAGCCTCAGTGAAACTGAGACTGTTGTCCTCAGTGACCAGCAGGTTGCGAAGGGCGAACGGGTTTTCATCGACACCTGTAGTAAGTGCCACAACAGTGGTCGTACAAAGAGTAACCCTAACGTTAATTTGAGTTCTGATGACCTAGAGGGTGCTGATCCTCGTCGCGACAATATCCTTGCGATGGTGGATTACCTCAAGGAACCTACTTCCTACGATGGTGAGTACGATCTTCTCCAACTCCACCCCAACACTACCCGTGCTGATATCTGGAACTCCATGAGAAATTACAACGAAGAAGATCTTCAGAATGTTGCTGGTTATGTTCTTGTGCAAGCACAGGTTCGTGGCGAAGCTTGGGGCGGCGGTAAGACCGTTAACTAA
- a CDS encoding TIGR04376 family protein: MGLFNDVGRFFETRLEEFLASHPHLELQAIAEQLEEQERGALRLNRELSSQLEQIEQKLTQIAKDIQHWHERVQQAEKGGRKDLAAAAKQREAALLREGNQLWGKMQGTKKRIEQSKTLLIQLQTKRKEVKAKMDELKTAQDVQDDYTTSWQSTTGDRPSSSGSDPLEKQFQQWEMDEQIRQMKQKMGQ; encoded by the coding sequence ATGGGTCTTTTTAATGATGTTGGTCGCTTTTTTGAAACACGTTTAGAGGAGTTTCTGGCAAGTCATCCCCACCTAGAATTGCAGGCGATCGCCGAGCAGTTGGAAGAGCAGGAACGGGGAGCGTTGCGGCTAAATCGAGAGCTGTCGTCGCAGTTGGAGCAGATCGAACAAAAATTGACCCAGATCGCGAAAGATATCCAGCATTGGCACGAGCGAGTGCAGCAGGCCGAAAAAGGGGGACGAAAAGATCTCGCCGCCGCTGCGAAACAACGGGAAGCTGCGTTATTACGGGAGGGTAATCAGCTCTGGGGCAAAATGCAGGGTACTAAAAAGCGCATCGAACAATCAAAAACTCTCCTCATCCAGTTACAAACGAAGCGGAAGGAAGTGAAAGCAAAAATGGATGAGCTGAAAACGGCTCAAGATGTTCAGGATGACTACACGACGAGCTGGCAAAGTACCACAGGCGATCGCCCCTCTAGCAGCGGTAGTGACCCATTAGAAAAACAATTCCAGCAATGGGAAATGGATGAGCAGATCCGGCAGATGAAACAGAAAATGGGTCAGTAG
- a CDS encoding DUF3493 domain-containing protein, with amino-acid sequence MSQKFSPEKLERLRTEAKNPYRTLRQFVYVCFGISGSVGGLVFIGQILAGRDLANAIPNFGIQAGVVGLMIFLWRWEDKNKKKNK; translated from the coding sequence ATGTCTCAAAAATTCAGTCCCGAAAAACTCGAACGCCTCCGCACCGAAGCCAAAAATCCCTACCGCACCCTCAGACAATTCGTTTATGTCTGCTTTGGCATTTCTGGATCTGTGGGTGGCTTAGTCTTTATCGGCCAAATTTTGGCAGGGCGAGACCTCGCTAATGCCATCCCAAACTTTGGCATTCAAGCAGGGGTCGTAGGACTGATGATTTTTCTGTGGCGCTGGGAAGATAAGAACAAAAAGAAAAACAAATAG
- the rseP gene encoding RIP metalloprotease RseP gives MSVLAAIAVLALLIVIHELGHFSAARLQNIHVNRFSIGFGPILLKYQGKETEYAIRAFPLGGYVGFPDDDPESDIPPEDPDLLRNRPIFDRAIVISAGVIANLIFAYFLLVTQAGTVGFQDINYQPGVRIPQVLTEMASPAAKAGMQGEDVVLAVNQTELSTGEGALDELRDFIQDAPGEVLTLEVLRGDETLSIDVIPDADNNGEGKIGVMLAPNGEIIRRRADNPIAALQAGSREFQRLVGLTVQGFGQLLLNFQETAQQVAGPVAIVAVGADLAKDDLSNLFQFGSLISINLAIINILPLPALDGGQLAFLLVEGLRGKPLPMRLQENIMQTGLVLLLGLGVFLIVRDTVNLAFFQNFIR, from the coding sequence ATGTCCGTATTGGCGGCGATCGCAGTTTTAGCACTCCTCATCGTGATCCATGAACTGGGACATTTCTCAGCAGCTAGACTCCAGAATATTCATGTCAACCGTTTCTCTATCGGCTTTGGCCCAATCTTACTGAAATACCAAGGCAAAGAAACCGAATATGCCATCCGCGCGTTTCCCCTAGGCGGTTATGTTGGCTTTCCCGATGACGATCCAGAGAGCGATATTCCTCCCGAAGATCCCGATCTATTGCGGAACCGTCCCATCTTTGACCGGGCGATCGTGATCAGTGCGGGCGTAATCGCAAACTTGATTTTCGCCTATTTCTTACTTGTCACCCAGGCTGGCACCGTTGGTTTCCAAGACATCAATTACCAACCTGGTGTCCGCATTCCCCAAGTCCTCACTGAAATGGCTTCTCCTGCCGCCAAAGCAGGGATGCAGGGTGAAGATGTTGTCCTAGCCGTCAATCAAACCGAACTGTCCACTGGAGAGGGAGCCCTAGACGAATTGCGAGATTTCATTCAGGATGCCCCTGGCGAAGTCCTCACCCTTGAGGTTTTACGCGGCGATGAAACTCTCTCCATTGATGTCATTCCCGATGCTGACAACAATGGTGAAGGAAAAATTGGCGTTATGCTTGCTCCCAATGGTGAAATCATTCGTCGCCGTGCAGATAACCCCATTGCCGCTCTCCAAGCTGGGTCTCGCGAATTTCAGCGTTTAGTCGGCTTAACCGTTCAAGGATTTGGACAGCTCCTCTTAAACTTCCAAGAAACAGCTCAACAAGTAGCTGGCCCAGTGGCGATTGTTGCCGTTGGTGCTGACCTGGCAAAGGACGACCTCAGCAACCTGTTCCAATTCGGCTCTCTGATTAGCATTAACCTCGCTATCATCAATATCCTGCCTCTACCAGCCCTTGATGGTGGCCAACTCGCCTTCCTTTTAGTCGAAGGCCTACGAGGTAAGCCATTACCAATGCGCCTCCAGGAAAACATCATGCAAACAGGCTTAGTGCTCTTACTCGGTCTTGGTGTCTTCCTGATTGTCCGCGATACAGTTAACCTCGCATTTTTCCAGAATTTCATTCGCTAA
- a CDS encoding efflux RND transporter permease subunit, which yields MATPQKTSLTTLAIRRHIGTLMLAIALIVVGVYSLFQMPVDLLPAISYPRIGVRADAPGVVPEVLVNEVTRPLEEALAATEGVTQIFSQTREGRISIDMFFDAGADVDQSLNDATATLNRARSSLPESVDQPRLFRFDPSQLPIYEMALTSSVLQPVDLRVFADEELARELIRVPGVANVDVSGGVEEEVQVNLDLKRLQALGLNISDVLQALGDRNQDTSGGLLRGGDTEVLTRVMGQFQDADEIRNLPIQVGSNENPQTIKLQDVADINDGIAEQRLTVTLNGQPAVKMTVQKQPDANTIRVIDGVKAKLEELQQSGVLSDDLEMTATLDESKFIRSSIRNVAIAGLTGATLAAIAVLLFLGSLRQTLIIVLAIPLATLTAISLMRVFNLSLNVFSLGGLALGVGIVVDNSIVMLENIAKGVQGQSGARGKLRRTVESSSQSLESALLASTTTNLVSVLPFLLVGGFLALIFSELILTISFAVAASLAIALTIVPSLSARLLTRNTTSSLQSTLPIRLFASGLAAVTERYKKILSWVLDRRIFVLIAAIAIFGGSSFWMVGQLPQEILPRINTGLAGLFVRFPVGTTVEENRTVMAAVDEVLLAQPETEYVFTTSGGALFSNITVNNALRGSSTITLKPGTDVDSYVSRVNGELRKNVRAIGTSIFMRPGTVRGLFFGNALTRDDIDLVLQGPDTKSLDRAGEILLAALEEKATSATYEPDATPPQPEVQIQPDWQRATALGLTATEIGDTIQTALDGSVQTQLQRGDRLIDIRVQLKPQTIQQASQLRTIPLFTDSQKLVNLGDLATVQTGDAPGEIQRINQRQILLIEGSLTEGATLSEALTELDEIYAELDLPEGVSRRPSAAGETNQQIQTALKVLGIMAAFLVFVVMAVQYNSLIDPLVIMLTVPMALAGGIFGLFMTETAIGAMVIVGAVLLIGIVVNNAIILVELANQIRQGDHLSYRAAMLEAAPQRLRPILMTTITTVLGLFPLALGIGEGSEFLQPLGIVVFSGLSFATVLTLFIIPCFYTLLHDLSGPRKGKPRRAIAKSKDVPMKV from the coding sequence ATGGCGACTCCTCAGAAAACGAGCCTGACGACCCTCGCCATTCGGCGGCATATCGGTACTTTGATGTTGGCGATCGCCTTGATTGTGGTGGGGGTCTACTCGCTATTTCAGATGCCAGTGGATTTGTTGCCAGCGATTAGTTATCCGCGCATTGGGGTGCGGGCTGATGCGCCAGGTGTTGTGCCAGAAGTCTTGGTTAATGAGGTGACGAGACCGCTGGAAGAAGCCCTCGCCGCGACGGAAGGGGTAACGCAAATTTTTTCCCAAACCCGTGAGGGGCGGATCAGTATCGACATGTTTTTTGATGCTGGTGCCGATGTCGATCAATCGTTAAATGATGCCACTGCCACCCTCAATCGCGCCCGTAGCTCTCTCCCAGAAAGCGTCGATCAACCCCGGTTATTTCGGTTCGATCCGTCTCAACTGCCAATCTATGAAATGGCGTTAACATCCAGTGTGTTGCAACCGGTTGATCTGCGGGTGTTTGCCGATGAGGAGCTGGCGCGGGAATTGATTCGAGTGCCTGGGGTCGCCAATGTGGATGTGTCCGGCGGTGTCGAGGAAGAGGTTCAAGTGAATCTCGATCTGAAACGGCTACAGGCCTTGGGACTGAATATCTCAGATGTGTTGCAGGCGTTGGGCGATCGCAATCAAGATACGTCTGGTGGATTATTGCGGGGCGGCGACACAGAAGTTTTGACGCGGGTGATGGGTCAGTTTCAGGATGCCGATGAAATTCGGAATTTGCCGATACAAGTTGGTTCAAATGAAAATCCCCAAACCATTAAATTGCAAGATGTTGCCGATATCAATGATGGTATTGCCGAGCAACGTTTAACGGTCACGCTGAATGGTCAACCGGCGGTAAAGATGACCGTGCAAAAGCAGCCGGACGCGAATACTATTCGGGTGATTGATGGGGTGAAGGCAAAGTTAGAGGAATTGCAGCAGTCGGGTGTGCTTTCTGATGATTTGGAGATGACTGCGACGCTGGATGAATCGAAGTTTATTCGTAGCTCCATCCGTAATGTGGCGATCGCCGGATTAACTGGGGCAACTCTCGCGGCGATCGCCGTGCTGTTGTTCTTGGGTTCACTGCGCCAAACCTTGATTATTGTGCTGGCAATTCCTCTGGCGACATTGACTGCGATTAGCTTGATGCGGGTGTTTAATCTTTCACTGAATGTTTTTAGTCTTGGGGGATTGGCCTTGGGGGTAGGTATTGTTGTCGATAACTCGATTGTGATGCTCGAAAATATTGCGAAGGGTGTGCAAGGTCAGTCGGGTGCTCGCGGCAAATTACGGCGAACAGTGGAAAGTAGCAGCCAATCTTTGGAATCAGCTCTACTTGCCTCCACCACTACAAATCTCGTTTCAGTCTTGCCATTTTTGCTAGTTGGCGGATTTCTTGCGCTGATTTTTAGTGAGTTGATTCTCACCATCAGTTTTGCGGTGGCGGCTTCTCTGGCGATCGCCCTGACCATTGTGCCCAGTCTCTCTGCTCGGCTCCTGACACGAAACACCACTAGCTCTCTGCAAAGTACATTGCCCATTCGTCTGTTTGCGTCAGGATTAGCCGCGGTAACGGAACGCTATAAAAAGATTTTGAGTTGGGTTTTAGACCGTCGAATTTTTGTGCTCATTGCGGCGATCGCCATCTTTGGGGGCAGTAGTTTTTGGATGGTGGGGCAATTACCGCAGGAAATTTTGCCGAGAATTAATACTGGTTTGGCCGGGTTATTTGTTCGTTTTCCGGTGGGCACAACTGTGGAAGAAAATCGCACAGTGATGGCGGCAGTTGATGAGGTGTTGTTGGCGCAACCGGAAACGGAATATGTGTTTACGACTTCGGGTGGTGCGCTATTTAGCAATATCACGGTTAATAATGCTTTGCGGGGGTCGAGCACTATTACGCTCAAGCCGGGAACGGATGTCGATAGTTATGTCTCGCGGGTCAATGGTGAGCTGCGGAAAAATGTGCGGGCGATCGGGACTTCGATTTTTATGCGACCGGGAACGGTGCGAGGTTTATTTTTTGGCAATGCGCTCACCCGTGATGATATTGACCTCGTGTTGCAAGGTCCTGATACCAAATCTCTAGATCGTGCTGGTGAAATTCTGTTGGCTGCTTTGGAAGAAAAAGCGACATCGGCGACCTATGAACCGGATGCGACTCCTCCGCAACCGGAAGTGCAAATTCAACCTGATTGGCAACGGGCAACGGCTCTTGGTTTAACGGCGACTGAAATTGGCGATACGATTCAAACCGCTCTCGATGGATCTGTGCAGACGCAACTACAACGGGGCGATCGCCTGATCGATATACGGGTTCAGCTCAAACCCCAAACCATTCAGCAAGCATCACAATTACGAACAATCCCGCTGTTTACAGATAGTCAGAAATTAGTGAATCTCGGTGATTTGGCGACTGTACAAACGGGTGATGCGCCGGGAGAAATTCAGCGAATTAATCAACGCCAAATTTTATTGATTGAAGGCAGTCTCACCGAGGGCGCAACTCTGAGTGAGGCGCTAACAGAACTCGATGAAATTTATGCGGAATTAGACTTGCCGGAAGGGGTTTCGCGACGACCGAGTGCTGCCGGAGAAACCAATCAACAGATCCAAACAGCTCTCAAGGTATTGGGCATAATGGCCGCATTTTTGGTGTTTGTCGTGATGGCGGTGCAATACAATTCGTTGATCGATCCGCTGGTGATTATGTTGACGGTACCCATGGCTTTGGCGGGCGGAATTTTTGGATTGTTTATGACGGAGACGGCTATCGGTGCAATGGTAATTGTCGGAGCAGTTTTGCTCATCGGTATCGTCGTGAATAACGCGATTATTTTGGTGGAGCTGGCTAACCAAATTCGGCAGGGCGATCACCTGAGTTATCGAGCGGCAATGTTAGAGGCTGCTCCCCAACGACTCCGCCCGATTTTAATGACCACCATCACAACGGTATTGGGTCTATTTCCCTTGGCCTTGGGCATCGGTGAAGGCTCAGAATTTTTGCAACCCTTGGGCATCGTTGTCTTTTCGGGATTATCGTTCGCGACGGTGCTAACGCTGTTTATTATTCCCTGTTTTTATACGCTGCTCCATGACCTAAGTGGCCCCCGCAAAGGTAAACCCCGTCGGGCGATCGCCAAATCAAAGGATGTCCCGATGAAGGTTTAG
- a CDS encoding sirohydrochlorin chelatase, with amino-acid sequence MQRLSVVVVHGSYSDIYRQEFNLLLERVRARVENPVCGVYLECTDKSMAAAIAEFLQSYLEQPDLQLQILPLFLSPGVHVREDIPEAIAQLREQFPNITVQTLPYLGQDGLLAPFLERQFEKRPEAKRILLAHGSSRSGANPQIETLAASLNANTAYWSTEPALQETVALLTKEPLNTIFVVPYFLFSGRIPAAIAEQLKELQQAYSRLQFYLGKPFGTQSDCAVAIAELLNS; translated from the coding sequence ATGCAACGGTTGTCAGTTGTTGTGGTCCACGGCAGTTATAGCGATATTTATCGCCAAGAATTTAATCTCTTGCTGGAACGAGTCCGTGCAAGGGTTGAAAATCCAGTGTGCGGGGTCTACCTCGAATGCACCGATAAATCAATGGCAGCGGCGATCGCCGAATTTCTACAGTCCTATCTAGAGCAACCAGATCTACAGCTCCAGATTTTGCCGTTATTTCTATCGCCCGGTGTCCATGTTCGAGAAGATATTCCTGAGGCGATCGCCCAACTGCGCGAACAATTTCCTAATATAACGGTGCAAACTCTGCCTTATCTCGGACAAGATGGCTTACTGGCTCCTTTCCTAGAGCGCCAATTTGAAAAACGACCAGAAGCTAAACGTATCCTTCTCGCCCACGGTAGTAGTCGTTCAGGCGCGAATCCGCAGATTGAGACCCTTGCAGCTTCGCTTAATGCCAATACTGCTTACTGGTCTACAGAACCAGCTCTACAGGAAACGGTGGCTTTACTGACGAAGGAACCTTTAAATACAATTTTTGTTGTGCCGTATTTTTTGTTTTCTGGCAGAATTCCTGCGGCGATCGCCGAACAGCTTAAAGAACTACAGCAAGCTTACTCAAGATTGCAGTTTTACCTTGGCAAACCTTTCGGTACACAATCTGACTGCGCCGTGGCGATCGCCGAACTTTTAAACTCATAG
- a CDS encoding efflux RND transporter periplasmic adaptor subunit encodes MSLGLFVGLSMLTVGCSLEKESVAQPSRPGQGQGQAEKPPLVDVAIAAVDTNAATSYTGTTLPLKTITVRSRLEGQLLALNGEVGDRIGQGALLAVIEPDLLQTEVNEAAAELAARQFEVKESESELAEINAQIAENQAALKQAQADAKRFQDLADTGAIAEQQAEVAQTAEETAAQVLKSSQAQLATQSQAIAAAEKRVKAQQAIMAQTQERLTYTQIFSPQSGVIFAKNAETGDILQSGQELLEIGDLSAIKVEIQISDRDLSEFKLGKLVSVQLDAFPDEIFPGEVTKISPIADAEARLIPVEITIPNPAGKIAAGLLARVSKQNVLAQTVTIPVSALEVGQTNGDVIFVPVITGETTKVQTRPVRLGKIENGQVEILSGLAPNEKYILKGDRPLETGETVTLSLLSEP; translated from the coding sequence GTGAGTCTAGGGTTGTTCGTTGGTTTATCGATGCTCACGGTGGGCTGTAGCCTCGAAAAAGAGAGTGTCGCTCAACCGTCTCGCCCCGGCCAAGGTCAAGGTCAGGCAGAAAAACCGCCTTTAGTGGATGTGGCGATCGCCGCCGTGGATACAAATGCCGCAACGAGTTATACGGGCACAACGTTGCCGCTGAAAACAATTACAGTGCGGTCGCGTTTAGAAGGGCAATTATTAGCGCTGAATGGTGAAGTGGGTGATCGCATTGGTCAAGGTGCTTTGTTAGCGGTAATTGAACCAGATTTGTTGCAGACGGAAGTGAATGAAGCTGCGGCTGAGTTGGCTGCCCGACAATTCGAAGTGAAAGAATCTGAGTCGGAACTGGCGGAAATTAATGCCCAAATAGCGGAAAATCAAGCGGCTCTTAAACAGGCACAGGCTGATGCAAAACGGTTTCAAGATTTAGCAGATACGGGGGCGATCGCCGAGCAACAGGCAGAGGTTGCCCAAACCGCTGAAGAAACCGCCGCGCAAGTTTTGAAATCGAGTCAGGCGCAGTTGGCTACTCAAAGCCAGGCGATCGCCGCTGCCGAGAAACGGGTTAAAGCCCAACAAGCGATCATGGCGCAGACCCAGGAACGCCTCACTTATACCCAAATCTTTTCACCGCAATCGGGAGTGATTTTCGCAAAGAATGCCGAGACTGGCGATATTTTGCAGTCAGGGCAAGAGCTATTGGAAATTGGGGATTTGAGCGCAATTAAAGTAGAAATCCAAATTTCGGATCGTGACCTCAGCGAATTCAAATTGGGTAAGCTTGTTTCGGTGCAGTTGGATGCTTTTCCCGATGAAATCTTTCCGGGAGAAGTGACCAAAATTTCGCCGATCGCCGATGCAGAAGCGCGTTTGATCCCAGTAGAAATTACGATTCCAAATCCCGCCGGGAAAATTGCGGCAGGGTTGTTGGCGCGAGTCAGTAAACAAAATGTTTTGGCGCAAACGGTCACCATTCCGGTAAGTGCATTGGAGGTTGGGCAGACCAATGGTGATGTGATTTTTGTGCCAGTGATAACTGGTGAGACAACAAAAGTGCAAACCCGTCCGGTACGTCTCGGCAAAATCGAAAATGGTCAGGTGGAAATTTTGTCTGGGTTAGCGCCCAACGAAAAATATATTCTCAAAGGCGATCGCCCCCTCGAAACTGGCGAAACGGTTACATTGAGCCTCCTATCGGAACCCTAA
- a CDS encoding SUMF1/EgtB/PvdO family nonheme iron enzyme translates to MADWALVIGINQYQNLQSLQYAVNDAELMRNYFTRAGFERVFYFTDNSPEISSPNGGYVSTVPTTGNLFSFLHDFFEQPALNDGDNFWFFFSGHGIRDEGKDYLMPCDGNPRLLEKTAISTQYITERLRNCGADNVILFLDACRNEGAKAGIGIGAGKYQGVITIASCSPKEKSYEIEQLGHGSFTYALEEALRIQGENNCATVERLERRLKTRVREINRFHQKPDQSPYTVVEPASKYHLILLPDQANQTDIDLLKLDAFRASRQKDWRLARQLWRRVNIAARGSDHDAEEGLAEAIFRLRNMSTPTAPKAQAKEISGNKGKVEPRRLEVFKPKTDELPKSFVEDLGNGVKLEMVLIPKGSFLMGSPRGEGRGNEHPQHRVEITQEFYIGKYQITQGQWQTVMGKNPSGFQKGDNYPVEQVSWDDCQNFLEKLNQKTGKKYRLPSEAEWEYACRAGTKTKYYFGDNAEQLKTYAWFRGNAGQTTHPVGEKQPNDWGLYDMHGNIWEWCEDSWEDNYQDKRTQKPLVNSSDRKVRRGGAWSSYPEICRSAARFNPSRGARHFDIGFRVVVTPQ, encoded by the coding sequence ATGGCGGATTGGGCATTAGTAATCGGCATAAATCAATATCAAAATTTGCAGTCGCTTCAATATGCGGTCAATGATGCTGAGCTGATGCGTAACTATTTCACTCGGGCTGGGTTTGAGCGGGTTTTTTATTTCACGGATAATTCGCCGGAGATTTCCTCACCGAATGGGGGCTACGTTTCGACTGTGCCGACAACAGGCAATCTCTTTTCGTTTCTGCATGATTTTTTTGAGCAGCCAGCCCTAAATGATGGGGATAATTTTTGGTTCTTTTTTAGTGGGCATGGCATTCGGGATGAGGGCAAGGATTATTTGATGCCCTGTGATGGCAATCCTCGGCTTCTAGAGAAAACCGCAATCTCAACGCAATACATTACTGAGCGGCTCCGAAATTGTGGTGCGGATAATGTGATTTTGTTTCTCGATGCTTGTCGGAATGAAGGGGCAAAAGCAGGGATTGGGATTGGGGCAGGGAAATATCAAGGGGTGATCACGATTGCATCCTGTAGTCCGAAGGAAAAATCTTACGAGATTGAGCAGTTAGGGCATGGCTCGTTTACCTATGCGCTAGAGGAGGCGTTGCGGATCCAGGGGGAAAATAATTGTGCGACTGTGGAGCGGCTAGAGCGTCGGCTAAAAACTCGGGTGCGGGAAATCAATCGGTTTCATCAGAAGCCTGATCAGTCACCCTATACGGTTGTGGAGCCTGCGTCGAAATATCATTTGATCTTGCTGCCAGATCAGGCGAATCAGACGGATATTGATTTGCTGAAGCTGGATGCTTTTCGGGCAAGTCGTCAGAAGGATTGGCGGCTTGCAAGGCAGCTTTGGCGACGGGTAAATATTGCTGCGAGAGGCAGTGACCATGATGCTGAGGAAGGTTTAGCCGAGGCAATTTTCCGACTGCGAAATATGTCCACTCCCACGGCACCGAAAGCTCAGGCAAAGGAAATATCGGGAAATAAAGGGAAGGTTGAGCCGCGACGACTGGAAGTGTTTAAGCCGAAGACTGATGAACTCCCAAAATCTTTTGTGGAGGATCTGGGGAATGGGGTAAAGCTGGAAATGGTACTCATCCCAAAAGGAAGTTTTTTGATGGGCAGTCCAAGAGGAGAAGGTCGTGGAAATGAACATCCACAACATCGAGTGGAGATTACGCAAGAATTTTATATTGGGAAATATCAGATCACTCAGGGACAATGGCAGACGGTAATGGGGAAGAATCCATCCGGATTTCAGAAGGGTGATAATTACCCAGTAGAGCAAGTTTCGTGGGATGACTGCCAAAATTTTCTTGAGAAGCTAAATCAAAAAACAGGTAAAAAATATCGACTACCCAGTGAAGCTGAATGGGAGTATGCTTGCCGAGCTGGGACAAAGACCAAATATTACTTTGGGGATAATGCTGAGCAACTAAAAACCTATGCTTGGTTTAGGGGAAATGCTGGTCAAACAACCCATCCAGTTGGCGAAAAGCAGCCGAATGACTGGGGTCTCTATGATATGCACGGAAATATATGGGAGTGGTGTGAAGACAGTTGGGAAGATAACTATCAAGATAAAAGAACTCAAAAACCTCTGGTAAATTCTAGTGATAGAAAAGTTCGGCGCGGCGGCGCTTGGTCTAGCTATCCAGAGATTTGTCGTTCGGCGGCTCGTTTCAACCCTTCCCGCGGCGCTCGCCACTTCGATATCGGTTTCCGTGTTGTTGTCACCCCCCAGTGA